In Phaeobacter gallaeciensis DSM 26640, a genomic segment contains:
- a CDS encoding methylated-DNA--[protein]-cysteine S-methyltransferase codes for MAEASLETPVGTLCVGEQDGAIVRLSWQAASAAASGSALTAEALDQLRAYFAHELTAFDLPLAVAGSDFQRAVCAAMSEIPLGETRTYGDIAKDLGAAAQPVGNACGANPIPVIIPCHRVLGASGLGGFSGAGGVETKVALLRHEGAAGLLI; via the coding sequence ATGGCAGAGGCCAGTCTCGAAACACCTGTCGGCACGCTTTGCGTGGGGGAGCAGGATGGCGCAATTGTTCGCCTAAGCTGGCAGGCCGCGTCGGCCGCCGCATCGGGATCGGCGCTGACGGCTGAGGCGCTAGACCAGCTGCGCGCCTATTTTGCCCATGAGCTGACCGCATTCGATCTGCCGCTGGCAGTCGCAGGCAGCGATTTTCAGCGCGCGGTCTGCGCCGCCATGTCGGAAATCCCGCTGGGCGAAACCCGCACCTATGGCGATATCGCAAAGGATCTGGGCGCAGCCGCCCAACCCGTCGGCAATGCCTGCGGCGCCAATCCTATTCCGGTAATCATCCCGTGCCACCGGGTGCTTGGCGCCTCAGGTCTCGGGGGATTTTCCGGCGCCGGCGGGGTTGAGACCAAGGTCGCTCTTTTGCGTCACGAAGGGGCAGCGGGACTGCTGATTTGA
- a CDS encoding YeeE/YedE family protein: MPELVEILDWAGEPVTAALLGLLTGGIFGVAAQRSRFCLRAATVEFARGRLGDRVAVWLLTFSTALVWVQAGRLLGWIDTDEARMMAVPGSWSGAIIGGLIFGIGMVLARGCSGRLLVLAATGNLRSVVSGLIFAVVAQMSLAGYLAPVRDYLAGLWITSGGRNMDLLAAFGLPDWSGLALGLGMAALALGVALQNRIGAARLIFASGVGFAVALGWALTSALAQVAFDPVQIESVTFTGPSARMLMFFLDRASVLEFDIGLVAGVFGGAMLAAALAGEMRIQAFDGAVTMRKAMIGAALMGFGGMLAGGCAIGAGVTGGSIFAGTAWLALFSMWVGAVLTDLLVDQRSVAAPA, from the coding sequence ATGCCGGAGCTGGTTGAGATCTTGGACTGGGCAGGCGAGCCGGTGACAGCGGCGCTGCTGGGCCTGTTGACCGGCGGAATTTTTGGTGTCGCGGCGCAGCGCTCGCGGTTCTGCCTGCGGGCGGCCACGGTGGAATTTGCCCGTGGTCGACTGGGGGACCGGGTGGCGGTCTGGCTCTTGACCTTCTCCACCGCGCTGGTCTGGGTGCAGGCCGGGCGGCTGCTGGGATGGATCGATACGGATGAGGCACGGATGATGGCGGTGCCAGGCAGTTGGTCCGGGGCCATCATCGGCGGGTTGATCTTTGGCATTGGCATGGTGCTGGCGCGGGGCTGTTCCGGGCGCCTGTTGGTGCTGGCGGCGACCGGCAATCTGCGCAGCGTGGTCTCTGGTTTGATCTTTGCGGTGGTCGCACAGATGAGCCTCGCGGGATATCTGGCGCCGGTGCGGGACTATCTGGCCGGTCTCTGGATCACCTCGGGCGGGCGCAATATGGATCTGCTGGCGGCCTTTGGCCTGCCGGATTGGTCCGGGTTGGCGTTGGGACTGGGCATGGCGGCTCTCGCCCTTGGGGTCGCGTTGCAAAACCGCATCGGCGCGGCGCGGCTGATCTTTGCCTCTGGTGTCGGCTTTGCCGTGGCGCTTGGCTGGGCGCTGACCTCGGCGCTGGCGCAGGTGGCGTTCGATCCGGTGCAGATCGAAAGCGTGACCTTTACTGGTCCTTCGGCACGGATGCTGATGTTCTTTCTCGACCGAGCCTCGGTGCTGGAATTTGATATCGGGCTGGTGGCCGGAGTGTTTGGGGGCGCGATGCTCGCGGCCGCACTCGCAGGCGAGATGCGGATCCAAGCCTTTGACGGGGCGGTCACCATGCGCAAGGCCATGATCGGCGCGGCGCTGATGGGCTTTGGCGGTATGCTGGCCGGGGGCTGCGCGATTGGCGCCGGTGTCACCGGCGGGTCGATCTTTGCCGGCACCGCCTGGCTGGCGCTATTTTCCATGTGGGTCGGAGCGGTCCTAACGGATCTGTTGGTGGACCAGCGCAGTGTGGCGGCACCCGCGTAG
- the ileS gene encoding isoleucine--tRNA ligase, whose translation MCADTPQTPEYKDTLNLPKTDFPMRAGLPKREPGWLERWAQIGVYDKLREKAAAARGTDAERKPFTLHDGPPYANGHLHIGHALNKTIKDMIVRSHQMMGFDARYVPGWDCHGLPIEWKIEEQYRKKGKNKDEVPVVDFRQECRAFADEWVGIQREEFKRLGITGNWDDPYLTMNYHAEAVIAGEFQKFLMNGTLYQGSKPVMWSPVEKTALAEAEIEYHDHKSHTIWVPFSIRIVPGEGAELTNRDLLDARVVIWTTTPWTIPSNKAVAYNPKVAYGLYRVDATQEESWTKPGELYLFADALAADALEKSRVTEFTKVRDVEASELDGLTLNHPFKGIEGADGFWDYDVPMIDGDHVTDDAGTGFVHTAPSHGADDYECFVARNWIDRMTHNVGEESEFLPHVPFFAGLQVFDKKGKEGNANNAVIAKLVEAGGIIARGRVTHSYPHSWRSKAPIVFRNTPQWFASVDRELDDSMGEMGDTIRTRALNSIDQLVHWTPQTGRNRLYSMIESRPDWVLSRQRAWGVPLTCFTKKGVLPTDPDFLLRNDALNTRIVAAFEEHGADIWYTDGFKEKMLDGIANPDDYDQVFDVLDVWFDSGSTHAFVLRDREDGTEDGIADVYMEGTDQHRGWFHSSLLQACGTKGRAPYRNVVTHGFTLDEKGNKMSKSLGNTIVPEKIVQQYGADILRLWVAQTDYTADQRIGPEILKGVADGYRRLRNTMRYMLGSLADFSEDQRVAPADMPELEQWVLHRLAELDHKVRTGYQAFDFQGVFSAVFNFATVDLSAFYFDVRKDALYCDGDTLNARAARTVLDILFHRLTTWLAPILVFTMEEVWLERFPGDDSSLHLQDIPATPADWLNEPLAAKWAKVRQARRVVTAALEVQRVDKVIGASLEAAPVVHVRDAEVLEALKSVNFADVCITSDIALSGDPAPAEAFRMPEVDGVSVVFEKADGDKCQRCWKILPDVGNHSHAGVCGRCDAALS comes from the coding sequence ATGTGTGCCGACACGCCTCAGACGCCTGAGTACAAAGACACCCTCAATCTGCCCAAAACCGATTTCCCGATGCGCGCGGGCCTGCCCAAGCGCGAGCCGGGCTGGCTGGAGCGTTGGGCCCAGATTGGCGTCTATGACAAACTCCGCGAAAAGGCCGCCGCCGCCAGGGGCACGGACGCGGAACGCAAGCCCTTCACCCTGCACGATGGCCCTCCTTACGCCAACGGTCACCTGCACATCGGCCACGCGCTGAACAAAACGATCAAGGACATGATCGTGCGCTCGCACCAGATGATGGGTTTTGACGCGCGCTATGTGCCGGGCTGGGATTGCCACGGTCTGCCGATCGAATGGAAGATCGAAGAGCAGTACCGCAAGAAGGGCAAGAACAAGGATGAGGTGCCGGTTGTCGACTTCCGTCAGGAATGCCGCGCCTTTGCCGATGAATGGGTCGGTATCCAGCGTGAGGAATTCAAGCGTCTGGGCATCACCGGCAATTGGGATGATCCCTATCTGACCATGAACTACCACGCCGAGGCGGTGATCGCGGGGGAATTCCAGAAATTCCTGATGAACGGCACGCTCTATCAGGGCTCCAAACCCGTGATGTGGTCCCCGGTCGAGAAAACCGCCCTGGCCGAGGCCGAGATCGAGTATCACGACCATAAATCGCACACCATCTGGGTGCCGTTTAGTATTCGGATTGTGCCCGGCGAAGGTGCTGAACTCACCAATAGAGATTTGCTTGATGCCCGCGTGGTCATCTGGACCACCACCCCCTGGACCATCCCCTCGAACAAGGCCGTCGCCTATAACCCGAAAGTGGCCTATGGCCTCTACCGCGTCGACGCCACACAGGAAGAGAGCTGGACCAAACCGGGTGAGCTGTATCTCTTTGCCGATGCGCTGGCCGCAGACGCGCTGGAGAAATCCCGCGTGACCGAATTCACCAAGGTCCGCGATGTCGAGGCCTCCGAACTCGATGGCCTGACCCTGAACCATCCGTTCAAGGGCATCGAGGGCGCTGATGGCTTCTGGGACTATGACGTGCCGATGATCGATGGCGATCATGTCACCGATGACGCGGGCACTGGTTTTGTGCACACCGCCCCCAGCCATGGTGCGGATGACTACGAATGTTTCGTGGCGCGCAACTGGATTGACCGCATGACCCACAATGTGGGCGAGGAATCTGAATTCCTGCCGCATGTGCCGTTCTTTGCCGGGCTTCAGGTCTTTGACAAGAAGGGCAAGGAAGGCAATGCCAACAATGCCGTGATCGCCAAGCTGGTTGAGGCCGGTGGCATCATCGCCCGTGGCCGCGTGACCCACAGCTACCCGCATTCCTGGCGCTCGAAGGCGCCGATCGTGTTCCGCAACACGCCGCAGTGGTTTGCCAGCGTTGACCGCGAGTTGGACGACAGCATGGGGGAGATGGGCGACACCATCCGCACCCGTGCGCTGAACTCCATCGACCAGCTGGTGCACTGGACCCCGCAGACGGGCCGCAACCGACTCTATTCCATGATCGAAAGCCGCCCGGACTGGGTGCTGTCGCGCCAGCGCGCCTGGGGCGTGCCGCTCACCTGCTTCACTAAGAAGGGCGTGCTGCCGACCGATCCCGATTTCCTGTTGCGCAATGATGCGCTGAACACCCGCATCGTGGCCGCGTTCGAGGAACATGGCGCCGATATCTGGTACACGGATGGCTTCAAGGAAAAGATGCTCGATGGCATCGCGAACCCCGACGACTATGATCAGGTGTTTGACGTGCTGGACGTGTGGTTCGACAGCGGCTCCACCCACGCCTTCGTGCTGCGTGACCGGGAAGACGGGACCGAGGACGGCATTGCCGACGTCTACATGGAGGGCACCGACCAGCACCGCGGTTGGTTCCACTCCTCGCTGTTGCAGGCCTGTGGCACCAAGGGCCGCGCGCCCTATCGCAATGTGGTCACCCATGGATTCACGCTGGACGAGAAGGGCAACAAGATGTCCAAATCGCTCGGCAACACCATTGTGCCCGAGAAAATCGTCCAGCAGTATGGCGCCGATATCCTGCGTCTCTGGGTGGCGCAGACCGACTACACCGCTGACCAGCGTATCGGCCCGGAGATCCTGAAAGGCGTCGCCGATGGCTATCGCCGCCTGCGCAATACCATGCGCTATATGCTCGGCAGTCTGGCGGATTTCTCCGAAGATCAGCGGGTCGCGCCTGCGGATATGCCGGAGCTGGAACAATGGGTTCTGCACCGTCTGGCGGAACTGGATCACAAGGTCCGCACCGGCTATCAGGCCTTTGATTTTCAGGGTGTCTTCTCGGCGGTGTTCAACTTTGCCACGGTGGATCTGTCGGCCTTCTACTTCGATGTCCGCAAGGATGCGCTTTATTGCGATGGCGATACGCTGAATGCGCGTGCGGCCCGCACGGTTCTGGACATTCTGTTCCACCGGCTGACAACCTGGCTGGCGCCGATCCTGGTCTTCACCATGGAAGAGGTCTGGCTGGAGCGCTTCCCGGGTGATGACAGCTCGCTGCATCTTCAGGACATCCCCGCGACCCCTGCCGATTGGCTGAATGAGCCGCTGGCCGCAAAATGGGCCAAAGTCCGTCAGGCCCGCCGCGTGGTCACCGCCGCCCTTGAGGTGCAGCGCGTGGACAAGGTGATCGGCGCCTCTCTGGAAGCGGCCCCGGTTGTACATGTGCGGGACGCAGAGGTGCTGGAGGCGCTGAAGTCGGTGAACTTCGCCGATGTCTGCATCACCTCCGATATCGCCCTCAGCGGCGATCCTGCCCCGGCAGAAGCCTTCCGCATGCCGGAGGTCGATGGTGTCTCTGTGGTGTTTGAAAAGGCCGATGGCGACAAATGCCAGCGCTGCTGGAAGATCCTGCCGGATGTGGGCAACCACAGCCATGCAGGCGTCTGTGGGCGCTGCGATGCGGCGCTGAGCTAA
- a CDS encoding primosomal protein N', producing MQEQAFFNEGERVGVLTTQPLDRVLDYRAPEGGCHLGAYVEVPLGPRRVLGVIWGPGAGDFDSAKLRPVNRVLDVAPMRDEMRQFLSKSADYTLTPMPAMLRLATRAPGLSDPVSMRKVLRPTGEMPDRMTEARDRVLAAADEYGGLAFTAKELADLAGVTTSVIKGLVKQGALREEDAPRDLPYPNLDPDLPGKTLTEDQAAAAATLGEGVASGRYGTTLLKGVTGSGKTEVYLEAVAATLRAGRQALVLLPEIALTAEFLKRVEQRFGATPAEWHSGATMTERRRVWRMVGQGKAQLVIGARSALFLPYQNLGLIIVDEEHDTSYKQDEGVCYNARDMAVLRAAMCSAQVVLASATPSLETWANAEAGKYKRLDLAARFGSAVLPEMRAIDMRAEKLPASTWISPTLKQAMTARIERGEQSLLFLNRRGFAPVTICRACGGHVTCDHCDSRMVEHRFMKRLMCHQCGETKPVPDACPTCQVEGKMAPVGPGIERLGEETAALFPEARIAVLSSDLFGSARALKQRIEEIAAGEADIILGTQLVAKGHNFPLLTLVGVIDADLGLQGSDLRAAERTFQLMRQVAGRAGRADKPGEALMQTFQPEHPVIRAILSGDEEAFWRAEAAERQAAGVPPYGRMAGIVLSGPDLSAVMDLGMALARNDMPLRQIGAQVFGPAPAPIARIRGRHRVRLLIKASKGTPLQDAISRWIRPIRLKNDLRLSVDIDPQSFF from the coding sequence GTGCAGGAGCAGGCATTTTTCAACGAGGGCGAGCGGGTTGGCGTGCTGACAACACAGCCGCTGGACCGCGTTCTTGACTACCGCGCACCCGAAGGCGGCTGCCATCTGGGCGCCTATGTCGAGGTGCCGCTGGGCCCGCGCCGCGTTCTTGGGGTGATCTGGGGGCCGGGGGCCGGGGATTTCGATTCGGCCAAACTGCGCCCGGTGAACCGGGTGCTGGATGTGGCCCCGATGCGCGACGAGATGCGCCAGTTCCTGAGCAAATCTGCCGACTACACACTGACCCCTATGCCGGCGATGCTGCGTCTGGCCACCCGCGCGCCGGGCCTTTCTGACCCTGTGTCCATGCGCAAGGTGCTGCGCCCCACGGGTGAGATGCCGGACCGTATGACAGAGGCCCGCGATAGGGTGCTCGCGGCGGCGGATGAATACGGCGGGCTGGCGTTCACGGCGAAAGAACTCGCGGATCTGGCCGGGGTCACAACCTCGGTGATCAAAGGGCTGGTGAAACAGGGCGCCCTGCGCGAAGAGGACGCGCCCCGCGATCTGCCCTATCCCAATCTGGACCCGGATCTGCCCGGCAAGACCCTGACCGAAGATCAGGCCGCCGCCGCCGCCACCCTGGGCGAGGGCGTTGCCAGTGGCCGCTATGGCACCACACTGCTGAAGGGCGTCACGGGTTCGGGCAAGACGGAGGTCTATCTGGAAGCGGTCGCCGCCACCCTGCGCGCAGGCCGTCAGGCGCTGGTGCTGTTGCCGGAAATCGCGCTGACGGCAGAATTTCTGAAACGGGTTGAGCAGCGCTTTGGCGCGACGCCCGCGGAATGGCACTCCGGCGCGACGATGACCGAACGCCGCCGGGTCTGGCGGATGGTGGGGCAGGGCAAGGCGCAGCTGGTAATCGGCGCGCGCTCGGCCCTGTTTTTGCCCTATCAGAATCTCGGCCTCATCATCGTGGATGAGGAACACGACACCTCCTACAAGCAGGACGAAGGTGTCTGTTACAATGCCCGCGACATGGCGGTGCTGCGCGCGGCGATGTGTTCGGCGCAGGTGGTGCTGGCCTCCGCCACGCCCAGCTTGGAAACCTGGGCCAATGCCGAGGCGGGTAAATACAAACGGCTTGATCTCGCGGCGCGCTTTGGCTCAGCCGTCCTGCCGGAGATGCGCGCGATTGATATGCGGGCTGAAAAACTTCCCGCGTCGACCTGGATCTCGCCAACACTGAAGCAGGCGATGACCGCGCGTATCGAACGGGGTGAACAGTCGCTGCTATTCCTCAATCGTCGGGGCTTTGCGCCGGTCACCATTTGCCGCGCCTGCGGTGGTCATGTGACCTGCGACCATTGTGATTCCCGCATGGTCGAGCACCGCTTCATGAAGCGGTTGATGTGCCACCAATGTGGCGAGACCAAACCCGTACCAGACGCCTGCCCGACCTGTCAGGTCGAGGGCAAGATGGCCCCCGTCGGCCCCGGTATCGAACGGCTGGGCGAAGAAACCGCGGCCCTCTTCCCGGAGGCCCGGATTGCGGTGCTGTCGTCTGACCTCTTTGGGTCTGCCCGCGCACTCAAGCAGCGGATCGAGGAGATCGCCGCCGGGGAGGCGGACATCATCCTTGGCACCCAGCTGGTGGCCAAGGGGCATAACTTCCCGCTGCTCACATTGGTCGGGGTGATCGATGCGGATCTGGGCCTGCAAGGCTCTGACCTGCGCGCGGCGGAACGCACCTTTCAGCTGATGCGTCAGGTTGCAGGTCGGGCCGGACGGGCCGACAAACCGGGCGAAGCCCTGATGCAGACCTTCCAACCCGAACACCCTGTTATCCGCGCAATTCTCTCGGGGGATGAGGAAGCCTTCTGGCGCGCAGAAGCCGCCGAACGACAGGCCGCAGGCGTGCCGCCTTATGGGCGCATGGCAGGGATCGTGCTGTCCGGCCCGGATCTGTCCGCCGTTATGGATCTGGGGATGGCACTGGCGCGCAACGACATGCCGCTGCGCCAGATCGGCGCGCAGGTCTTTGGCCCGGCCCCGGCGCCAATTGCCCGCATTCGTGGTCGCCACCGGGTCCGCCTGCTGATCAAGGCCAGTAAGGGCACGCCGCTCCAAGACGCGATCTCGCGCTGGATCCGGCCCATACGGCTGAAGAACGATCTGCGTCTGTCGGTCGATATTGACCCGCAGAGTTTCTTCTGA
- the fsa gene encoding fructose-6-phosphate aldolase → MKFFVDTAEIDAIAELNALGMVDGVTTNPSLIKKSGRDIIEVTKEICDLVDGPVSAEVTATDADTMIAEGRKLVEIAENIAVKVPLTWDGLKACKTLTDDGHMVNVTLCFSANQALLAAKAGATFISPFIGRLDDINLDGMDLIEDIRTVYDNYGFGTEILAASIRSANHVLESARIGADVITAPPAVIKGMINHPLTDKGLDAFLADIKAANIKIL, encoded by the coding sequence ATGAAATTCTTCGTAGACACCGCTGAAATCGACGCCATTGCCGAGCTGAACGCATTGGGCATGGTGGATGGCGTAACCACCAACCCGTCGCTGATCAAGAAGTCCGGCCGCGACATCATCGAAGTCACCAAAGAGATCTGTGATCTGGTGGATGGTCCGGTTTCCGCCGAGGTGACCGCAACCGACGCCGACACCATGATTGCCGAAGGCCGCAAGCTGGTCGAGATCGCCGAAAACATCGCCGTCAAAGTGCCGCTGACCTGGGACGGTCTGAAGGCCTGCAAGACCCTGACCGACGATGGTCATATGGTGAATGTAACCCTGTGCTTCTCTGCCAATCAGGCGCTGCTGGCGGCCAAGGCGGGCGCGACATTCATCTCGCCGTTCATCGGTCGTCTGGACGATATCAACCTGGATGGTATGGATCTGATCGAAGATATCCGCACCGTCTATGACAACTACGGCTTCGGGACCGAGATCCTCGCCGCCTCCATCCGCAGCGCCAACCACGTGCTGGAAAGCGCGCGCATCGGTGCCGACGTGATCACCGCGCCGCCCGCCGTGATCAAAGGCATGATCAACCACCCGCTGACCGACAAGGGTCTGGATGCCTTCCTCGCCGACATCAAAGCGGCGAATATCAAGATCCTGTAA
- a CDS encoding tyrosine recombinase XerC, translated as MTSPSPLLISPACRDALEQWLAGLAALQGAAENTVTAYRGDVVEFLAFMTQHFGGPQGMGALAEISTGDMRAWMAATRASGTGARSLARKLSAVKSFYTWLAERQGFEPTAVLSARSPKFQKKLPRPLAQDAARAVIETVEFQSTTDWVAARDVAVVTLLYGCGLRISEALGLSGADAPLPAVLRITGKGGKERIVPVLPAAREAVERYLRLCPHPQEREAPLFRGVRGGALNARLIRSAMAQARAQLGLPASATPHALRHSFATHLLEAGGDLRAIQELLGHASLSTTQAYTAVDTAHLMDVYNRAHPKA; from the coding sequence GTGACGTCCCCGTCACCTCTATTGATCTCCCCGGCTTGCCGGGACGCGCTGGAGCAGTGGCTGGCCGGGCTGGCCGCGCTTCAGGGGGCCGCCGAGAACACCGTCACCGCCTATCGCGGCGATGTGGTGGAGTTTCTCGCCTTCATGACCCAACATTTTGGCGGCCCGCAGGGGATGGGGGCGCTTGCGGAGATTTCCACCGGTGATATGCGCGCCTGGATGGCAGCGACCCGCGCCAGCGGCACCGGGGCGCGCTCGCTCGCCCGCAAGCTGTCGGCGGTCAAAAGCTTCTACACCTGGCTGGCTGAGCGGCAGGGGTTTGAACCCACCGCCGTCTTGTCGGCGCGCAGCCCCAAGTTTCAGAAAAAACTCCCCCGCCCGCTGGCCCAGGATGCTGCGCGCGCCGTGATTGAAACCGTGGAGTTTCAGTCCACCACCGATTGGGTGGCGGCGCGTGATGTGGCGGTGGTGACGCTACTCTATGGCTGTGGGCTGCGGATCTCCGAAGCGCTGGGGCTGTCCGGGGCAGACGCGCCACTGCCAGCGGTGCTGCGGATCACCGGCAAGGGCGGCAAGGAACGGATCGTGCCGGTGCTGCCTGCCGCGCGTGAGGCAGTCGAGCGATATCTGCGGCTCTGCCCGCATCCCCAAGAGCGGGAGGCACCATTGTTTCGAGGTGTCCGTGGCGGGGCGCTGAATGCGCGGCTTATTCGCAGCGCCATGGCGCAGGCGCGCGCGCAGCTGGGCCTGCCTGCCAGCGCCACGCCCCATGCGCTGCGACACAGCTTTGCCACCCATCTTCTGGAAGCAGGCGGCGATCTGCGCGCCATTCAGGAGCTTCTGGGCCATGCCTCGCTGTCGACAACGCAGGCCTATACGGCGGTCGATACGGCGCATCTGATGGATGTCTACAACCGCGCCCATCCAAAAGCGTAA
- a CDS encoding DUF484 family protein — protein sequence MSTTAELEDTLRQAILAKPDALLEDQSVMNALVSANERAMGSNIVDLRGIAMERMEARLDRLEDTHRSVIAAAYENLAGTNQIHRAVLRLLDPMDFESYLGNLGGELAEILRVDAVTLVLETAHPEQDAAVQRMDQVLKVVEPGFVEQYINPQRNGPDRQVTLRQMQCGNARTHGAKADFIRSEACLKLELGEGRLPGLLVLGAEDPHQFTPQHGTDLLAFFAGVFERSMRHWLS from the coding sequence ATGAGCACGACGGCAGAACTGGAAGACACTCTGCGCCAGGCGATCCTGGCCAAACCCGACGCCCTGTTGGAAGATCAGAGCGTGATGAACGCGTTGGTCAGCGCCAATGAACGCGCGATGGGGTCCAATATCGTGGACCTGCGCGGCATCGCAATGGAGCGTATGGAGGCCCGGCTGGACCGGCTGGAGGACACGCATCGCTCAGTGATTGCGGCGGCTTATGAGAACCTTGCCGGAACCAACCAGATCCACCGTGCTGTGTTGCGGCTGCTGGACCCGATGGATTTTGAGAGCTATCTTGGCAATCTCGGCGGGGAGCTGGCGGAGATCCTGCGGGTGGATGCGGTCACGCTGGTGCTGGAAACCGCACATCCCGAACAGGACGCCGCCGTGCAGCGCATGGATCAGGTGCTGAAAGTGGTCGAACCGGGATTCGTGGAGCAATACATCAATCCACAGCGCAATGGCCCGGACCGTCAGGTCACCCTGCGCCAGATGCAATGTGGCAATGCCCGCACCCATGGGGCCAAGGCTGATTTCATCCGCTCCGAAGCCTGTCTGAAACTGGAACTGGGCGAAGGCCGCCTGCCCGGTCTGCTGGTTCTGGGGGCCGAGGATCCGCATCAGTTCACGCCGCAGCATGGCACCGACCTGCTGGCGTTTTTTGCCGGCGTCTTTGAACGGTCGATGCGCCACTGGCTGTCGTGA
- a CDS encoding CDP-alcohol phosphatidyltransferase family protein produces the protein MTPQYRALSVHLLTATGAVFAILAMLAAADAKWSLMFVWLVVAFAVDGVDGPLARHYEVKRYAPEFDGVLLDLIIDYLTYVFIPAFALFKSGLMAGWTGWVALIVITFASALYFADTRMKTKDNSFSGFPGCWNMLVLVIFALEPSHWTSLALVTLLAIAMFLPLKFIHPVRTERWRKVSLPMALAWTFFAGWAAWVDFHPASWAHWGLVLTSIYLIFVGIAQQIIPENKG, from the coding sequence ATGACACCTCAGTATCGTGCCCTCTCCGTTCACCTGCTGACCGCCACCGGCGCGGTTTTTGCAATCCTTGCCATGTTGGCTGCGGCTGATGCCAAGTGGAGCCTGATGTTTGTCTGGCTTGTTGTGGCCTTTGCCGTGGATGGGGTCGATGGGCCGCTGGCACGGCACTATGAGGTGAAGCGCTACGCGCCGGAGTTTGACGGCGTGCTGCTGGATCTGATCATTGATTACCTCACCTATGTGTTTATCCCGGCCTTTGCGCTGTTCAAATCCGGGTTGATGGCGGGGTGGACCGGTTGGGTGGCACTGATTGTGATCACCTTTGCCAGTGCCTTGTATTTTGCCGACACGCGGATGAAAACGAAGGATAACTCCTTCTCCGGGTTTCCCGGATGCTGGAATATGCTGGTTCTGGTGATCTTTGCGCTGGAACCGAGCCATTGGACCAGTCTGGCACTGGTCACCCTGCTGGCGATTGCGATGTTTCTGCCGCTGAAGTTCATTCACCCGGTGCGTACCGAACGCTGGCGCAAGGTGTCGCTGCCGATGGCACTGGCCTGGACATTTTTCGCAGGCTGGGCGGCATGGGTCGATTTCCACCCGGCAAGCTGGGCGCATTGGGGGCTGGTGCTGACCTCTATCTATCTGATCTTCGTCGGCATCGCGCAGCAGATCATTCCCGAGAACAAGGGCTGA